In Anaeromicrobium sediminis, the genomic window AAGGTGGAAAGATGAAATTTCCATTTTTCGGAAGATAAATAAACATTAAAAGGAGGTGAATATAATGGCAGTAAAGATCAGATTAAAAAGAATGGGAGCTAAGAAGAAGCCTTTCTATAGAGTAGTAGTTGCAGATTCTCGTTCACCTAGAGATGGTAGATTCATTGAGGAAATAGGTTACTATAACCCAGTTTCTGAACCAGCTGAGGTGAAGATTAACGATGAAAAGGCTGTTAAATGGTTAAACAATGGTGCTCAACCAACTGATACTGTAAAGGACTTATTCAAGAAGTATGGAGTAATGGAAAAGTTCGAGCAGGCTAAGTAATTGAGTGTTACACTTTAGGAGGTGTAATAAATGGGTGAGTTAATTAAAACTATAGCTAAGGCTTTAGTAGATAACCCAGACGAAGTTTTCGTCAACGAAGTAGAGGGGAAGCAATCTCTAATTGTTGAATTAAAGGTTGCACCTGAGGATATGGGTAAAATCATTGGTAAGCAGGGAAGAATTGCTAAAGCAATTAGAACTGTAGCCAAAGCAGCTGCAACAAAAGAAAACAAAAGAATAGTGGTTGAAATTATTCAATAAAAGGATTAGGGAAACCTAATCCTTTTGTGTTTTTTTATTAGAATATTTTTCCTTGAACTAAGTGTGCTTTTTAAATATCTCCAAAAAAGAAGAAATTATGAATTATAGAGAAGTTCTATTTACCAAAATATGATATATATGGGTTATAAGAAAAAACAAACAAAATTTTACTTATTTTTATGTATTTTTATTACCTATAATTTAAAGTTTATAGGAAATTATATAATTATTAAGATAGTTTAGAAAAAAATTATTTTTAAAATATTTTTTCCAGGAGGCTTTTTTATTTTGAATATGTTTATAGGTCATAAAATAGAAAAAAATAAAGATGGATATACTATTACGTTGCACTTAGACCCTAGTGCTACACTTGCTGAATTTGCTAGAGAGTTTCAACCTAGACATGATGAAAAAGATAAATCATTAAATAAAGAGATACAAAAATATGTAAAAAGAAATTTTACCAATATTAAAATAAAAAAAGTAAATTTGATGGTAGGAGCGCTACTCCTTGCTTCAATGCCATTTACAAGTATAA contains:
- the rpsP gene encoding 30S ribosomal protein S16, which gives rise to MAVKIRLKRMGAKKKPFYRVVVADSRSPRDGRFIEEIGYYNPVSEPAEVKINDEKAVKWLNNGAQPTDTVKDLFKKYGVMEKFEQAK
- a CDS encoding KH domain-containing protein; this encodes MGELIKTIAKALVDNPDEVFVNEVEGKQSLIVELKVAPEDMGKIIGKQGRIAKAIRTVAKAAATKENKRIVVEIIQ